One segment of Methanolinea mesophila DNA contains the following:
- a CDS encoding metal-dependent transcriptional regulator gives MAFTGLELTPKKVEYLKCIAGKGDVVKTSELATALGVDPSTVTKTLQELEEIGLIAREPYHGVVLTPYGREYGEFILRRHRILGLILSHYGLSDEEACQEASRMECYASREAIDKMCRAMGHPTVGICGKITHGPLCMGDD, from the coding sequence ATGGCATTCACAGGGCTCGAGCTGACCCCGAAAAAGGTTGAGTACCTGAAGTGTATCGCCGGGAAAGGAGACGTGGTAAAGACCTCGGAGCTGGCCACCGCGCTCGGGGTCGACCCCTCGACGGTCACGAAAACACTCCAGGAACTTGAGGAGATCGGGCTCATCGCCCGTGAGCCCTACCACGGGGTGGTCCTCACCCCGTACGGGAGGGAATACGGGGAATTCATCCTCCGGCGCCACCGTATCCTGGGCCTCATCCTTTCCCATTACGGGCTGTCGGACGAGGAGGCATGCCAGGAAGCCTCCCGTATGGAGTGCTATGCCTCGCGGGAGGCGATCGACAAGATGTGCCGGGCGATGGGCCATCCGACCGTCGGGATATGCGGGAAGATCACCCACGGGCCGCTGTGCATGGGAGATGACTGA
- a CDS encoding PEGA domain-containing protein, with product MWNRYLALFLVCMIVLVGCASGSGEGVVRGGDCTIPAPGESASCTLAMDTVSRGLSEYDITVTIEDPGVAEITGIQFPSWAGLNSRGKTPTATLTLKGADSGNKIRQGDRNVVLATITLRGIADGTTRLKVTVNRMKDDAGAVYTATAADGTVKVGSGVGKTPANDIPGGVVPFVTFPTPTPAPTEDSASEYESADQARYTIPPTTIPTLTEGGLYIDSIPQGAVIYLDGESAGTTPLLLDHISTGDHALTLSKEGFVDLVYGVVRVKAGEVTRITGIGLTPVSVTGTITIDSVPRGAEIRLNGVYYGATPLMVSLDEGVYPVELTCPGYQPYHGEVRVVANEARRPAAISLLPLPLYTVSISTEGEGDVSPDGNVQVVEGGDLTLVIAPGTGSRVDDVLLDGDSVGPVAEYTLRDLQADHRINVRFVPIPAERQPDGEMTPVPAGPDEEFVPVAEFNANTTGGAAPLTVAFEAAGGPEIRAWNWRFGDGSVSTGQSVVHTYGEPGNYSVSLVISCGQGVTNQSPELEIEVLPVLPTVEANFSSNITEGPAPLAVEFSDLSQGAERRLWEFGDGENSTEKRPVHVFGEPGTYGVNLTVWNGTVNDTLAVPDCITVYPRPVGGDVGYYTVYCNVENASVLMDGIVMGRINGGNLTVPVYVTGTPYRNLQIDAEGYKPYKGSLKQYPSAGQTVEVYVTMIPLFPYDLAFGSKVFKI from the coding sequence ATGTGGAATCGATATCTGGCACTATTCCTCGTATGCATGATCGTGCTGGTCGGGTGTGCGTCCGGCTCGGGGGAGGGTGTGGTCCGGGGCGGGGACTGCACCATTCCTGCACCTGGGGAATCGGCGAGTTGTACCCTTGCCATGGACACCGTGAGCCGGGGGCTCTCGGAGTACGATATCACCGTAACGATCGAGGACCCGGGCGTTGCGGAGATCACCGGTATCCAGTTCCCGTCCTGGGCCGGGCTGAACTCAAGGGGAAAAACTCCGACAGCGACCCTGACGCTTAAAGGGGCCGATTCCGGGAACAAGATCCGGCAGGGAGACAGGAACGTGGTCCTGGCCACGATCACCCTGCGGGGAATTGCCGACGGGACCACCCGGCTTAAAGTGACCGTCAACAGGATGAAGGACGATGCCGGTGCGGTGTACACTGCCACCGCCGCAGACGGAACGGTGAAGGTCGGGTCCGGGGTCGGAAAGACCCCCGCAAACGACATTCCCGGAGGAGTCGTCCCGTTCGTCACCTTCCCGACTCCCACACCTGCCCCAACCGAGGATTCCGCCTCGGAATACGAATCTGCCGATCAGGCCCGGTACACGATACCGCCCACAACCATCCCTACACTCACAGAGGGCGGTCTGTACATCGATTCAATCCCGCAGGGGGCAGTGATTTACCTCGACGGCGAGTCCGCGGGAACGACTCCCCTCCTTCTGGACCATATCTCCACCGGGGACCATGCGCTCACGCTCTCCAAGGAGGGTTTCGTTGACCTGGTGTACGGAGTAGTCCGGGTGAAGGCAGGGGAGGTGACAAGGATCACCGGCATCGGTCTCACCCCGGTCTCCGTGACCGGGACGATCACCATCGATTCCGTCCCCCGGGGGGCGGAAATCCGCCTTAACGGTGTATATTACGGGGCAACACCCCTGATGGTATCCCTGGACGAGGGCGTGTATCCCGTCGAACTGACCTGTCCCGGGTACCAGCCCTACCATGGCGAAGTGCGCGTGGTCGCGAACGAGGCCCGCCGACCGGCGGCGATATCTCTTCTCCCCCTGCCCCTGTACACCGTTTCGATATCGACCGAGGGCGAGGGAGACGTGAGCCCGGATGGCAACGTGCAGGTGGTTGAAGGCGGCGATCTCACCCTCGTGATCGCTCCGGGGACAGGGAGCCGGGTTGATGACGTCCTTCTCGATGGCGATTCCGTGGGCCCGGTCGCGGAGTATACCCTTCGCGACCTACAGGCAGATCACCGCATCAATGTCCGTTTCGTTCCCATCCCGGCGGAGCGGCAGCCGGACGGGGAGATGACCCCGGTCCCGGCCGGGCCGGACGAGGAATTCGTCCCCGTCGCTGAATTTAATGCGAATACCACCGGCGGCGCGGCCCCGCTCACCGTGGCTTTTGAGGCGGCAGGCGGGCCCGAGATCAGGGCGTGGAACTGGCGGTTCGGGGACGGATCGGTCTCCACGGGCCAGTCTGTGGTCCATACCTACGGGGAACCCGGGAACTACTCGGTCTCGCTGGTGATATCCTGCGGGCAGGGTGTGACCAACCAGAGCCCGGAACTGGAAATCGAGGTCTTGCCCGTGCTTCCCACGGTTGAAGCGAATTTCTCGTCGAACATCACCGAGGGACCGGCCCCCCTCGCGGTAGAGTTTTCCGACCTCTCGCAGGGTGCGGAACGGCGGCTCTGGGAGTTCGGTGACGGGGAAAATTCCACGGAGAAGCGCCCGGTCCATGTATTCGGCGAGCCGGGGACGTACGGCGTGAATCTCACCGTGTGGAACGGTACCGTGAATGACACGCTCGCGGTCCCCGACTGCATTACGGTGTATCCGCGACCTGTCGGAGGGGATGTGGGATACTATACCGTGTATTGCAATGTCGAGAACGCCTCGGTCCTGATGGACGGAATCGTCATGGGGCGCATCAACGGAGGCAATCTCACGGTCCCGGTATACGTGACCGGCACACCCTACCGGAACCTCCAGATCGATGCGGAAGGATACAAGCCGTATAAGGGCTCCCTGAAACAGTATCCTTCGGCGGGCCAGACGGTCGAGGTCTACGTCACCATGATCCCCCTGTTCCCTTACGATCTCGCATTCGGGTCGAAAGTATTCAAAATATAG
- the ruvB gene encoding Holliday junction branch migration DNA helicase RuvB — translation MDKARIVSGDQEGEESFEGTIRPPTFDQFIGQDTLKESLKIAIGAAKMRGEPLDHILFSGPPGLGKTTLANLVAHEMGVEIQSTSGPVLEKPGDLAAILTTLNRGDVLFIDEIHRLHVVIEELLYPAMEDFEIDVMIGEGPSARSIKLTLERFTLIGATTRIGLLGSPFRDRFGMVARLNLYGAEDLAAIVRRSAGLMGITITPDGSAEIAKRSRGTPRIANRLLRRVEDFALVKGNGTIDRETADQALHLLGIDHLGLDEVDRRILHVIMDDFSGGPVGLKTIAISVGEDTRTIEEVYEPYLIQIGFLKRTPQGRETTPAASGHFHRQWFG, via the coding sequence ATGGATAAGGCGAGGATCGTGTCCGGGGACCAGGAAGGGGAGGAGAGTTTTGAGGGCACCATCCGCCCCCCCACGTTCGACCAGTTCATCGGGCAGGACACGCTCAAGGAGAGCCTGAAGATCGCGATCGGTGCGGCGAAGATGCGGGGAGAGCCGCTCGACCACATCCTCTTCTCAGGTCCGCCGGGTCTTGGAAAGACCACGCTCGCCAACCTCGTCGCCCACGAGATGGGAGTCGAGATCCAGAGCACCAGCGGGCCGGTCCTCGAAAAGCCCGGGGACCTCGCGGCGATCCTGACCACGCTCAACCGCGGGGACGTGCTCTTCATCGACGAGATCCACCGGCTCCACGTGGTGATCGAGGAGCTGCTCTACCCGGCCATGGAGGACTTCGAGATCGACGTGATGATCGGGGAAGGTCCAAGCGCCCGGTCGATCAAGCTCACCCTCGAGCGGTTCACCCTCATCGGTGCCACTACCAGGATAGGGCTCCTCGGTTCGCCGTTCCGCGACCGGTTCGGCATGGTCGCGAGGCTGAACCTCTACGGTGCCGAAGACCTCGCGGCTATCGTCAGGAGGAGCGCCGGCCTGATGGGGATTACCATCACCCCCGACGGGTCCGCCGAGATCGCGAAAAGGTCCAGGGGGACGCCCCGGATCGCGAACCGGCTGCTTCGAAGGGTGGAAGACTTTGCCCTGGTAAAGGGGAACGGGACCATCGACCGCGAGACCGCCGACCAGGCTTTACACCTCCTCGGGATCGATCATCTGGGACTCGACGAGGTGGACAGGAGGATCCTGCACGTTATCATGGATGACTTCTCCGGCGGCCCGGTGGGGTTGAAGACCATCGCGATCTCCGTGGGAGAGGACACGAGGACCATCGAGGAGGTGTACGAACCCTACCTGATCCAGATCGGCTTTCTGAAGAGGACCCCCCAGGGGAGGGAAACGACTCCTGCGGCATCGGGACACTTCCACCGGCAGTGGTTCGGCTGA
- the ruvA gene encoding Holliday junction branch migration protein RuvA → MAQLNGEVVRTGEGYAIIRVGGIGFHVAMPAPELEEVSRRKEEVTVLTHLVVREDGLFLYGFLHQSTLEMFRMLIGVNRVGPALAMNILSRVSIPDFTAAVLGDDEKVLTRVPGIGQKNAKRLILELKDRMQKKAGVPAGAPVPAQQVRHDAVSALIALGFGEKESYAAVESALSGGRDLPVQTVIKAALSVLKER, encoded by the coding sequence ATCGCACAGCTGAACGGTGAAGTGGTGAGGACGGGGGAAGGTTATGCGATCATCCGGGTCGGCGGGATTGGGTTCCACGTCGCCATGCCTGCACCCGAACTCGAGGAGGTCTCCCGGAGAAAGGAAGAGGTCACCGTCCTCACCCACCTGGTGGTAAGGGAAGACGGCCTGTTCCTCTACGGCTTCCTGCACCAGAGCACGCTGGAGATGTTCCGGATGTTGATCGGGGTGAACCGGGTGGGCCCCGCGCTGGCGATGAACATCCTTTCAAGGGTGAGCATCCCCGACTTTACCGCGGCCGTGCTGGGGGATGACGAGAAAGTGCTCACCCGGGTCCCGGGAATCGGCCAGAAGAACGCCAAAAGGCTTATCCTCGAGCTGAAAGACCGGATGCAGAAGAAGGCCGGGGTGCCCGCCGGAGCCCCCGTTCCCGCCCAGCAGGTGCGGCACGATGCGGTGAGTGCGCTGATTGCCCTGGGATTCGGGGAGAAGGAGTCGTACGCCGCGGTGGAGAGCGCCCTTTCCGGCGGTCGCGACCTTCCGGTGCAGACGGTGATCAAAGCGGCCCTGTCGGTGCTGAAAGAGCGGTGA
- the ruvC gene encoding crossover junction endodeoxyribonuclease RuvC, producing the protein MIVMGIDPGLAITGYGVLEKNGNRVVPLDYDSIVTSAKTMTPAERLETIHLRVGDLLDRYRPSHLAIEKLFFSRNVTSAMGVSEVRGVIILAAQQRGVPVSEYTPTQVKMAITGSGKADKLQMQEMIRRLLGLSEIPKPDDVADGLSVALCHIHVLR; encoded by the coding sequence ATGATCGTGATGGGTATAGACCCGGGGCTGGCGATTACGGGGTACGGCGTCCTTGAAAAGAACGGTAACCGGGTAGTGCCCCTCGATTATGATTCCATCGTGACTTCCGCGAAGACCATGACCCCTGCGGAACGACTGGAGACGATCCATCTCCGGGTCGGGGATCTCCTCGATCGGTACCGACCTTCGCACCTGGCCATCGAGAAGCTCTTCTTCTCCCGGAACGTCACCTCGGCGATGGGGGTCTCCGAGGTGCGGGGAGTGATCATCCTCGCCGCACAGCAACGGGGCGTGCCGGTGAGCGAATATACCCCCACCCAGGTGAAGATGGCGATCACGGGCTCGGGGAAGGCGGACAAGCTGCAGATGCAGGAGATGATACGGCGGCTGCTCGGCCTTTCAGAAATCCCGAAGCCCGACGACGTCGCCGACGGACTCTCTGTGGCCCTGTGCCATATCCACGTGTTGAGGTAG
- a CDS encoding CHAD domain-containing protein: MSAASDRRAGKRPGFCTYGEQYLLRLLPAFSGEIAGVREGADIEPVHRMRVASRRLRAALPLFSPCIPEKKYKRWFSEVRRVTRALGRARDLDVQIEFLMQFRKGHEQAESSPGRGGSTETASHRGSGLDRLIETLQAERDALQPEVCRRLDELEESRVIGEMEDRFATPGETIGKRGGKKKNIYSTAYREITRHLGVLLAFEPWVFVEDAVEEQHRMRIAAKQLRYTLEIFAPLYGTGLRESIRGVKRVQELLGGIHDCDVWISTLPEFMEKEGNRTGDRALLPDFPEYPGTGIAYLLENRKRERQKLYEEFVAYWKSIRLERVLEEIPVVLSRFPER, encoded by the coding sequence ATGAGCGCGGCGTCTGACCGGCGGGCGGGAAAGAGGCCCGGGTTCTGTACCTACGGGGAACAATACCTTCTTCGGCTGCTTCCCGCATTCTCAGGCGAGATCGCGGGGGTGAGAGAGGGTGCGGATATCGAACCGGTCCACCGCATGAGGGTCGCCTCCCGGCGTTTGCGGGCCGCACTCCCACTTTTTTCCCCGTGCATCCCGGAGAAAAAGTACAAACGATGGTTTTCCGAGGTGCGGCGGGTCACCAGGGCGCTCGGAAGGGCGCGGGATCTCGACGTACAGATCGAATTTCTCATGCAGTTCCGTAAAGGTCACGAACAGGCGGAGAGTTCTCCCGGAAGAGGCGGGTCAACGGAGACGGCGAGTCACCGGGGTTCAGGGCTCGACCGGCTGATCGAGACCCTGCAGGCCGAAAGAGATGCCCTCCAGCCCGAAGTATGCCGCCGGCTCGACGAGCTGGAAGAGTCCCGCGTGATCGGGGAGATGGAGGACCGCTTCGCGACTCCGGGGGAAACTATCGGGAAGAGGGGTGGAAAAAAGAAAAATATCTACTCCACGGCGTACCGCGAGATCACCCGGCACCTCGGGGTGCTGCTCGCGTTCGAACCCTGGGTCTTCGTCGAGGATGCGGTCGAAGAGCAGCACAGGATGCGCATCGCCGCGAAACAACTGCGGTATACCCTGGAGATATTCGCCCCGCTCTACGGGACCGGCCTCAGGGAGTCAATCCGTGGCGTGAAACGCGTCCAGGAGCTCCTGGGGGGGATCCATGACTGCGACGTGTGGATCTCCACCCTTCCGGAATTCATGGAGAAGGAAGGAAACCGGACGGGAGATCGGGCCCTCCTGCCGGATTTCCCTGAATACCCCGGCACCGGTATCGCGTATCTTCTGGAGAACAGGAAGCGTGAACGACAGAAACTCTATGAAGAATTCGTTGCGTACTGGAAGAGTATCCGGCTCGAACGGGTCCTGGAAGAGATACCTGTCGTTCTTTCACGATTCCCGGAAAGATAA
- the ppk1 gene encoding polyphosphate kinase 1, protein MPNGPPPEQRTGALEESPALFINRELSWIEFNRHVLEEAKDTSHPLLERVKFLAIFSNNLDEFFMIRVSGLQRQVERGVRELPPDGMSPSRQLEAVKETLAPLLEQQSVLWKDDLVPALGEAGIRICLYHDLDSIGKMAMRDYFIREIFPVLTPLAFDKSHPFPFISNLSLNLAAVVRDNETGEEHFARVKIPASLFSRLMKVPGADERGGRETRIFLEDLISANLDLLFPGLEVVASYPFRVTRDADLEIEEDEASDLLTAVEESVELRRVGSPVRVEVTPDMPGPICAMMAKMLGISQSCFYRQRAPLGMADLMALLSIDRPDLKDVPFTPSVPAAVEQEDRIFSGLRGKDLLLFHPYESFSPVIAFLRQAARDEDVLAIKITLYRVGPNSPIVDALLEARENGKAVAALIELKARFDEENNIGWARALERAGVHVVYGLVGLKVHAKVCMVVRREKQGIVRYMHMGTGNYNASSARVYTDLGLFSTDPVIGADVADLFNSLTGCARIRKYRKLLVAPLTIRSEIIARIEREILRHRSSGDGCIVFKMNALVDRECIMALYRASCEGVRVVLQVRGICCLRPGIPGVSENITVTSIVGRFLEHARVYYFRNGGDEEVFLGSADLMPRNLDRRVEVLFPVEDPHIRRAIADTLIPVHLRDTTKARRLLPDGTYVRVETGPGETACNAQKWCIQHRGSWQDERGV, encoded by the coding sequence ATGCCGAACGGACCTCCTCCGGAACAACGCACCGGTGCTCTCGAAGAGTCTCCTGCATTGTTCATCAACCGCGAACTCTCCTGGATCGAGTTCAACCGCCATGTACTCGAAGAGGCGAAGGACACCTCGCACCCGCTCCTCGAACGGGTCAAGTTCCTGGCCATTTTTTCCAATAACCTCGACGAGTTCTTCATGATCCGGGTCTCCGGTCTCCAGCGGCAGGTGGAGAGGGGGGTCCGGGAGCTCCCCCCGGACGGGATGAGCCCGTCGCGGCAGCTCGAGGCGGTCAAGGAGACTCTTGCGCCACTCCTCGAACAGCAGTCGGTTCTCTGGAAAGACGACCTGGTCCCCGCCCTCGGGGAGGCAGGCATCCGTATATGCCTCTATCACGACCTCGATTCCATCGGAAAGATGGCGATGAGGGACTATTTTATCCGGGAGATATTCCCGGTCCTTACCCCGCTTGCCTTCGACAAGAGTCACCCGTTTCCCTTCATCTCGAACCTCTCCCTCAACCTCGCGGCCGTGGTGCGGGACAATGAGACCGGGGAGGAGCACTTTGCGAGAGTCAAAATCCCCGCCAGCCTCTTCTCCCGTCTGATGAAAGTACCCGGCGCGGACGAACGGGGGGGCCGGGAGACCAGGATATTCTTAGAAGATCTCATATCCGCGAATCTCGACCTGCTCTTCCCCGGTCTCGAGGTGGTGGCATCGTATCCTTTCAGGGTCACCCGTGATGCGGACCTGGAGATCGAGGAGGACGAAGCCTCTGATCTTCTCACCGCGGTCGAGGAGAGCGTCGAACTCCGGAGGGTCGGCTCCCCGGTGAGGGTGGAGGTCACCCCCGATATGCCCGGGCCCATCTGTGCCATGATGGCGAAGATGCTCGGGATCTCCCAGTCCTGTTTTTACCGGCAGCGTGCCCCCCTGGGTATGGCCGACCTGATGGCCCTCCTCTCGATCGACCGGCCGGACTTAAAGGACGTTCCCTTCACTCCTTCCGTTCCTGCGGCGGTGGAACAGGAAGACCGGATCTTTTCCGGGTTACGGGGAAAGGACCTGCTCCTCTTCCATCCCTACGAGAGCTTCTCCCCGGTGATCGCCTTCCTCCGCCAGGCGGCGAGGGACGAGGACGTGCTCGCGATCAAGATAACTCTCTACCGGGTCGGCCCGAACTCCCCGATTGTCGATGCGCTTCTCGAAGCGAGGGAGAACGGGAAAGCCGTGGCAGCTCTTATCGAACTGAAAGCGCGCTTTGACGAGGAAAACAATATCGGCTGGGCCCGGGCGCTCGAACGGGCCGGTGTGCACGTGGTCTACGGGCTGGTGGGCCTGAAGGTCCACGCAAAAGTGTGTATGGTGGTGCGCCGGGAGAAGCAGGGAATCGTCCGCTATATGCACATGGGCACCGGCAACTACAATGCCTCCAGCGCCAGGGTCTATACCGACCTGGGGCTCTTTTCCACGGACCCGGTGATCGGGGCGGACGTCGCGGACCTCTTCAACTCTCTCACCGGGTGCGCCAGGATCAGGAAATACCGGAAACTCCTGGTGGCGCCGCTGACCATACGAAGCGAGATCATCGCGAGGATCGAGAGGGAGATCCTCCGCCACCGGAGCAGCGGGGACGGGTGCATCGTCTTCAAGATGAACGCCCTGGTCGACCGGGAATGCATCATGGCCCTCTACCGGGCCTCCTGTGAAGGGGTGCGGGTGGTGCTCCAGGTGAGAGGAATCTGCTGCCTCCGCCCGGGCATCCCCGGGGTCTCCGAGAACATTACGGTCACCAGCATCGTGGGGAGGTTCCTGGAGCACGCCAGGGTCTATTACTTCAGGAACGGCGGCGATGAAGAGGTCTTCCTGGGGAGCGCCGACCTCATGCCGAGGAACCTCGACCGGAGAGTGGAGGTGCTCTTCCCGGTTGAAGACCCCCACATACGGCGGGCGATCGCGGATACCCTCATTCCCGTGCACCTCAGGGATACCACTAAGGCCCGGAGGCTCCTTCCTGACGGAACGTACGTCCGTGTGGAGACCGGACCCGGGGAAACGGCATGCAATGCGCAGAAGTGGTGCATACAACACCGGGGGTCCTGGCAGGATGAGCGCGGCGTCTGA
- a CDS encoding Mut7-C RNAse domain-containing protein, whose protein sequence is MSEHREPSARFIVDRMLGTLCRYLRLMGYDTASANAYAEGNRREDTLLLLRAREEQRLLLTRDRELARRGGDQAVLITGEDVMAQLRQLVSAGVIVPAIRLNRCSICNEYLRPASADEVSSASYAPRKREHLDFYWCRRCRKLYWLGSHGKNLEKRLKDGLSGE, encoded by the coding sequence ATGTCTGAGCACAGGGAACCCTCCGCACGTTTCATCGTCGACCGGATGCTGGGGACGCTCTGCCGTTACCTACGGCTCATGGGATACGACACCGCGAGCGCGAACGCGTATGCAGAGGGAAACCGGAGAGAAGACACCCTGCTCCTCCTCCGGGCCCGGGAAGAACAGCGGCTCCTCCTCACCCGTGACAGGGAACTCGCGAGGAGGGGTGGGGACCAGGCGGTGCTGATCACCGGGGAAGACGTGATGGCCCAACTCAGGCAACTGGTAAGTGCCGGCGTGATCGTCCCCGCCATCCGGCTCAACCGGTGTTCGATATGCAACGAGTACCTCCGTCCCGCGAGCGCGGACGAGGTGAGCTCCGCGTCGTACGCCCCGCGGAAACGGGAACACCTCGACTTTTACTGGTGCCGGAGGTGCCGCAAGCTCTACTGGCTGGGAAGTCACGGGAAAAACCTCGAAAAGAGGTTGAAAGACGGGCTGTCGGGAGAATGA
- the amrS gene encoding AmmeMemoRadiSam system radical SAM enzyme translates to MHEALQYEKTEDRKVKCSLCAHRCLIKEGSHGICGVRLNREGVLYAATYGRVSAEAVDPIEKKPLYHFLPGTLSYSLGSVGCNFHCEHCQNWHISRAGVDTMGLMDLAPGTGVSRAKERGCASIAWTYNEPTIWHEYALDMGTLARKEGLGTVYVTNGYITEEALTELSPMLNAFRVDIKAFTDEFYKKTCGARLQPVLDASVKARELGMHIEVVHLVIPGLNDDPEESKAMIRWIIDNLGPETPLHITRFHPDYKMTDRGPTPVQTLEKIYRMAREMGLMYPYLGNVFQHRGENTYCPECGELLIERSGFAARIRNLKDHRCQKCGHEIPYVSHV, encoded by the coding sequence ATGCACGAGGCCCTTCAATACGAGAAGACGGAAGACCGGAAGGTGAAATGCTCGCTCTGCGCCCACCGGTGCCTGATAAAGGAAGGGAGCCACGGCATCTGCGGGGTACGGCTGAACCGCGAAGGGGTCCTCTATGCGGCGACCTACGGGAGGGTGAGTGCCGAAGCGGTCGATCCTATCGAGAAGAAACCCCTGTACCACTTCCTGCCCGGCACCCTCTCCTACTCGCTCGGAAGCGTCGGCTGCAATTTCCATTGCGAACACTGCCAGAACTGGCACATTTCCCGGGCGGGAGTCGACACCATGGGCCTCATGGACCTTGCCCCGGGGACCGGGGTCTCCCGGGCAAAGGAGAGGGGCTGCGCGAGCATCGCGTGGACCTACAACGAGCCCACCATATGGCACGAATACGCCCTCGACATGGGGACCCTCGCCCGGAAGGAAGGGCTTGGCACAGTGTACGTGACCAATGGGTACATCACCGAGGAGGCGCTCACGGAGCTCTCTCCCATGCTGAACGCATTCCGGGTGGACATCAAGGCCTTCACCGATGAATTTTACAAAAAGACCTGCGGAGCGAGACTCCAGCCGGTACTCGATGCGAGCGTGAAGGCCAGGGAACTCGGGATGCACATCGAGGTGGTCCACCTGGTAATCCCGGGATTGAACGACGACCCGGAAGAGTCGAAAGCGATGATTCGCTGGATCATAGACAACCTCGGCCCGGAGACGCCGCTCCATATCACCCGCTTCCATCCCGACTACAAGATGACGGACCGCGGGCCGACACCTGTGCAGACGCTCGAAAAGATCTACCGGATGGCCCGGGAGATGGGGCTCATGTACCCCTACCTCGGCAACGTCTTCCAGCACCGCGGGGAGAACACCTATTGTCCGGAATGCGGGGAACTGTTGATCGAGCGTTCCGGGTTCGCAGCACGCATCCGGAACCTCAAGGACCACCGGTGCCAGAAATGCGGCCACGAAATCCCGTATGTCTCCCATGTCTGA
- the pyrH gene encoding UMP kinase, whose product MTRVVLSLGGSILFPTLEENRLAGYLPVLRRLAEKMQVYIVVGGGGEARRYIGVARQAGVDEATCDEIGIRVTRLNALLLVSALGDSAFPAVAESQTEAMAAGVSTGKIVVMGGITPAQTTDAVAAVLAERVRADLLVNVTSIDGIYSADPKKDPDAIRFESMTADDLMQIVSGDSLCAGSNTVMDMVAVKVVQRSGIPMVVVDGREPGNLAAALLEGRLKGTVVIRDGGNPLPLKT is encoded by the coding sequence ATGACACGCGTTGTCCTCTCCCTGGGGGGATCGATCCTCTTCCCCACGCTGGAAGAGAACCGGCTCGCCGGGTACCTCCCCGTGCTCCGCCGGCTGGCGGAGAAGATGCAGGTTTATATCGTGGTGGGCGGCGGCGGCGAGGCCCGCCGGTATATCGGGGTCGCCCGGCAGGCAGGAGTGGACGAGGCGACCTGCGACGAGATCGGGATCCGGGTCACCCGGTTGAACGCCCTCCTCCTGGTGAGCGCCCTCGGGGACTCCGCATTTCCGGCGGTCGCAGAATCCCAGACCGAGGCCATGGCAGCCGGTGTTTCGACCGGGAAGATCGTGGTCATGGGAGGGATCACCCCGGCGCAGACGACCGACGCGGTGGCGGCGGTCCTCGCGGAACGGGTACGGGCCGACCTGCTGGTGAACGTCACCTCCATCGACGGCATTTACAGCGCGGACCCGAAGAAGGATCCCGACGCAATCCGTTTCGAGTCAATGACCGCCGATGACCTGATGCAGATCGTGAGCGGGGACTCTCTCTGTGCGGGTTCCAACACGGTCATGGACATGGTCGCGGTGAAGGTGGTGCAGCGGAGCGGGATCCCCATGGTGGTCGTGGACGGGCGCGAGCCCGGGAACCTCGCCGCCGCATTGCTCGAGGGGCGCCTGAAGGGAACGGTCGTCATCAGGGACGGCGGAAACCCCCTCCCGCTGAAGACCTGA
- the nth gene encoding endonuclease III produces the protein MDHATADRIYRVLLAAYPSARDNPRHRASPFRILILTILSAQTTDASVDKVSGELFRRFPTPEALASAEQGDVEEIIHSTGFYHAKARHIIGAAKTLRDGFSGEVPDTMEELLTIPGVGRKTANIVLDHAFGMNEGVAVDTHVRRLAQRIGFSDHSDPAGIERDLIALFPRDRWGMLTDILISHGRAVCTARAPKCPGCPIREECRYYHKVFLPGAREKDR, from the coding sequence ATGGATCACGCAACCGCAGACCGGATATATCGCGTTCTTCTCGCGGCATACCCTTCCGCCAGGGACAATCCCCGGCACCGGGCCTCTCCTTTCAGGATCCTGATCCTCACTATCCTCTCCGCCCAGACCACCGATGCATCGGTGGACAAGGTCAGCGGGGAGCTCTTCAGGCGCTTCCCCACCCCCGAAGCCCTCGCCTCGGCGGAACAGGGTGATGTGGAGGAGATCATCCATTCCACGGGCTTCTACCACGCGAAAGCCCGGCACATCATCGGGGCGGCGAAGACCCTCCGGGACGGGTTCTCCGGGGAGGTCCCGGATACCATGGAGGAGCTGCTCACCATTCCCGGGGTGGGGAGAAAGACCGCCAATATCGTGCTCGACCACGCATTCGGCATGAACGAAGGCGTTGCGGTGGATACTCATGTGCGCCGGCTCGCGCAAAGGATCGGGTTTTCAGACCACAGCGACCCGGCGGGGATAGAGCGGGACCTGATCGCCCTCTTTCCCCGGGACCGCTGGGGAATGCTTACCGACATCCTGATATCGCACGGGAGGGCGGTCTGCACCGCACGGGCGCCGAAATGCCCCGGCTGCCCGATCAGGGAAGAATGCAGGTATTATCACAAGGTGTTCCTGCCCGGCGCCCGGGAAAAGGACCGGTAA